Proteins encoded in a region of the Sander lucioperca isolate FBNREF2018 chromosome 18, SLUC_FBN_1.2, whole genome shotgun sequence genome:
- the frmd6 gene encoding FERM domain-containing protein 6, with the protein MNKLNFHNNKAMQDRRCVCVFLPNDDTLNVIVNVKTLCQELLIQVCDLLRLKDCHLFGLSVIQNNEHIYMELDQKLSKYCPKEWKREASKGIDQFGPPMIIHFRAQYYVENGRLISDRAARYYYYWHLRKQVLLSQCIQREEAYFLLAAFALQADLGNFKRNKHFGKYFDPEAYFPPWVIAKRGREYILRHIPNMHKDQFALTASEAHLKYIKECAQLDDVTVHYYRLYKDKKEVEASLTLGLTLRGIQIFQNVGSVRQLLYDFPWTNVGKLVFVGKKFEILPDGLPSARKLIYYTGCPLRSRHLLQLLSNSHRLYMNLQPVLKQVRRLEENEEKKQYRESYISDALELDMDHLDKHSRASGSSAGSMSHHKRLSRHSTTSHGSSHTSGIETDSFRAPSQAPHRPLRTCSSSTTSHGSSHTSGIESSGKERILDDDEIEMLVDDPKDYEELHEMALDQELCIHITEDMLTMSPDQTNGYSGLIVKDVSSSTSSSSETVVKMRGQSIESLPQTSVCRKPQSSTDRHSQSLDDVRLYQKDCLQWAELCQDTAHSYTFGCAQELSDGGGSSGYQGLADQRAGMLEQHPFPIKRTNKYFSLDLTSDEVPEFVV; encoded by the exons ATGAACAAACTGAACttccacaacaacaaagccATGCAGGACCGCcgatgtgtctgtgtctttttgCCCAATGATGACACGCTCAATGTCATAGTCAAT GTGAAGACCTTGTGCCAGGAACTGTTGATCCAGGTGTGTGACCTCCTCAGGCTGAAGGACTGTCACCTGTTTGGACTCAGTGTTATTCAGA ATAATGAACACATCTATATGGAGCTGGATCAGAAGCTATCCAAGTACTGCCCCAAAGAATGGAAGCGAGAAGCAAGCAAG GGCATCGACCAGTTTGGGCCTCCCATGATCATTCACTTCAGAGCTCAGTATTACGTTGAGAACGGGAGATTGATCAG TGACCGGGCAGCcaggtactactactactggcaCTTGAGGAAACAGGTGCTGCTCTCACAGTGTATCCAAAGGGAGGAGGCCTACTTCCTCCTGGCAGCCTTCGCCCTGCAGGCTGACCTGGGCAACTTCAAACGTAACAAGCACTTCGGGAAGTACTTTGACCCTGAAGCTTACTTTCCCCCATGG GTGATAGCCAAGCGCGGCCGTGAGTACATCCTGAGGCATATCCCCAACATGCACAAAGACCAGTTTGCCCTCACGGCTTCAGAGGCGCACCTCAAATACATTAAGGAGTGTGCCCAGCTTGATGACGTCACTGTCCACTACTACAGACTGTACAAG GACAAGAAGGAAGTAGAGGCATCTCTTACATTGGGACTGACTTTACGTGGTATCCAAATATTTCAG AATGTCGGGTCTGTGAGGCAACTGTTGTACGACTTCCCCTGGACCAACGTGGGAAAACTGGTATTTGTG gGGAAGAAGTTTGAAATCCTTCCTGACGGTCTGCCCTCGGCTCGTAAACTCATCTACTACACAGGTTGTCCCTTGCGCTCTCGCCACCTCCTGCAGCTGCTCAGCAACAGCCACCGGCTCTACATGAACCTGCAGCCTGTTCTCAAACAAGTCCGCCGGTTGGAGGAAAACGaag AGAAGAAGCAGTACAGGGAGTCGTACATCAGCGATGCTCTGGAACTGGACATGGACCATCTGGACAAACATTCTCGGGCCAGCGGCAGCAGCGCAGGGAGCATGTCTCATCACAAACGCCTGTCCCGCCACTCCACAACCAGCCACGGCAGCTCACACACCTCGGGCATCGAGACGGACAGCTTCAGGGCCCCGAGTCAGGCCCCGCACAGGCCCCTACGAACCTGCAGCTCGTCCACAACCAGCCACGGGAGCTCACACACCTCCGGCATCGAGAGCAGCGGCAAGGAGCGCATACTCGATGATGATG AGATTGAGATGCTTGTGGATGACCCCAAAGACTACGAGGAGCTTCATGAGATGGCCCTGGACCAGGAGCTGTGTATCCACATCACTGAGGACATGTTGACCATGTCTCCTGATCAGACCAACGGATACTCAG GACTGATAGTAAAAGACGTCAGCTCCTCCACCTCCAGCTCCTCTGAGACCGTCGTCAAGATGAGAGGACAGAGCATTGAGTCTCTGCCGCAG ACATCTGTGTGCAGGAAGCCTCAGTCTTCGACCGACCGACACAGCCAGTCTCTTGACGATGTGCGGCTCTACCAGAAGGACTGCCTGCAGTGGGCGGAGCTCTGCCAGGACACCGCCCACAGCTACACATTCGGCTGCGCCCAGGAGCTGAGCGACGGCGGCGGCAGCAGCGGCTATCAGGGCCTCGCCGATCAGCGCGCCGGCATGCTGGAGCAGCACCCGTTTCCCATCAAGAGAACCAACAAGTACTTCTCCCTGGACCTGACCAGCGACGAGGTCCCCGAGTTCGTGGTGTGA